One window of Aerococcus tenax genomic DNA carries:
- the mgsA gene encoding methylglyoxal synthase yields the protein MRIALIAHDSKKELMIQLTTAYQDILSQHDLVATGTTGKRVSQATGLKVHCYQSGPLGGDQQIGAEVSQNQIDCVIFLRDPLTAMPHEPDVNALIRLCDVYNVPLATNIGSAEVLVRGLGAGLINWREDYADGQVNRDIRENLNHGSVNRPLKED from the coding sequence ATGCGGATAGCACTCATTGCCCACGACAGTAAGAAAGAACTAATGATCCAATTGACCACGGCCTACCAGGATATTCTCAGTCAGCATGACTTAGTGGCGACCGGGACCACTGGCAAACGCGTTAGTCAAGCGACTGGCCTCAAAGTCCATTGCTACCAATCTGGCCCCTTAGGTGGTGACCAGCAAATCGGTGCTGAAGTCTCACAAAATCAGATCGATTGCGTCATTTTCTTAAGAGACCCCCTAACAGCCATGCCCCATGAACCGGATGTGAATGCTCTGATTCGTCTCTGTGATGTCTACAATGTTCCCTTAGCGACCAATATTGGCAGTGCAGAAGTCCTAGTCCGCGGCTTGGGCGCTGGGTTAATCAATTGGCGAGAGGACTATGCCGATGGTCAGGTTAACCGCGATATCCGCGAAAACCTCAACCATGGTAGCGTCAACCGCCCGCTTAAAGAAGATTAA
- the trxA gene encoding thioredoxin codes for MVQTLTDQNFVEETSEGVVLIDFWATWCGPCRMQSPIVDQLDEEMGDQVKFAKMDVDENPDTPREFGIMSIPTLIVKKDGQVVEQLVGYTPKEKLESILENHLD; via the coding sequence ATGGTACAAACATTAACTGATCAAAATTTTGTAGAAGAAACCAGTGAAGGTGTCGTTTTAATCGACTTCTGGGCAACTTGGTGTGGTCCTTGCCGGATGCAATCTCCAATTGTTGACCAACTCGATGAAGAAATGGGCGACCAAGTGAAATTTGCTAAGATGGATGTGGATGAAAATCCTGATACCCCACGTGAATTTGGTATTATGTCCATCCCAACCTTAATCGTTAAAAAAGACGGCCAAGTCGTTGAACAACTGGTTGGTTACACACCAAAAGAAAAATTGGAAAGTATCCTTGAAAATCATTTAGACTAA
- a CDS encoding endonuclease MutS2: MNKKIEKILEFDKITGALAKETVTALGKNIALQLKPMTEPEKIESALTDVDEMQSIDEAQRSLPLGQLVDVGPLMKRLDIGGILNGQELAHVGRVLKSVSEVSQFFKEIEDLDLDVEQMQGYVSDFANHKDLAKKINQAIASDGSVYDEASSHLHSIRQSIKAEEAHIRMSLDNIIKSSQADYLSDQIVTIRNDRYVLPVKQEYRRKFGGVVHDQSASGQTLYIEPQVVMESNNKVHSLRIEEQAEIERIFAELSADLAPHSHEIDQNNQILGQLDFIQAKWRYAKKQGAHRPLIATDHQSLNLEEAVHPLLNPKTAVANTISFNGDYCMLIITGPNTGGKTITLKTTGLLQLMGQSGLYITAKADSRIGVFDHIFADIGDEQSIEANLSTFSGHMTNIISILEAIDDQSLVLIDELGSGTDPKEGAALAMAILNRLAQVGCTVLATTHYPELKAYAFEEPNAINASVEFDEKTLTPTYRLLIGQPGRSNAFDISQRLGLDQSIVDEARYYVGEESQSLNEMIDDLDKKRQAYERDNQALSQDLQEADRLLADLKKAYHALENDKITYLNRAKREANDLVAKTQEKADKLLGDIREWQKNNPQGQTVKEHEMIDKQKQIANLTQEEQQLRKNKVLKRQKRKKNKDLEVGDEVKVIPYSQMGTLVEKREDKHWLVQMGMLKMEIPEKDLELQEKSQPKSKGKKGSSSVRASQSKNIKSELDLRGMRYEEAMTALDRYIDQALLANYPQVTIIHGFGTGVIRDGVQKYLRNNKRVKSFSYAPHNLGGQGATIVKFGD; the protein is encoded by the coding sequence GTGAATAAAAAAATAGAAAAAATCTTAGAATTCGATAAAATTACCGGGGCCCTAGCCAAAGAAACTGTGACGGCCCTGGGTAAAAACATAGCCTTACAGCTTAAACCCATGACCGAACCCGAAAAGATTGAGTCCGCTTTGACTGATGTCGATGAAATGCAAAGCATTGATGAAGCCCAACGCAGTCTGCCCCTGGGCCAATTAGTTGATGTGGGGCCTTTGATGAAGCGCTTAGATATCGGCGGCATCTTGAATGGCCAAGAACTGGCCCATGTGGGTCGGGTCTTGAAAAGCGTCAGTGAAGTCAGTCAATTCTTTAAAGAGATTGAGGATTTAGACCTTGACGTAGAGCAAATGCAAGGCTATGTGAGTGACTTTGCTAACCATAAGGACCTGGCTAAAAAGATTAACCAGGCCATTGCTAGTGATGGCTCTGTCTATGATGAAGCCAGCAGTCACTTACATAGTATTCGCCAAAGTATCAAGGCAGAAGAAGCCCATATTCGGATGAGTTTGGATAATATCATTAAATCCAGCCAAGCCGACTATCTGAGTGATCAAATTGTGACCATCCGTAATGACCGCTATGTCTTACCGGTTAAACAAGAATATCGGCGGAAGTTTGGTGGCGTGGTCCACGACCAAAGTGCCTCAGGTCAGACCCTCTATATTGAACCCCAAGTCGTGATGGAATCCAACAATAAGGTCCATAGCTTGCGGATCGAAGAGCAGGCAGAAATTGAGCGGATTTTTGCGGAGTTATCAGCCGACCTGGCTCCCCATAGTCATGAAATTGATCAAAATAACCAAATCTTAGGGCAACTTGATTTCATCCAAGCCAAGTGGCGCTATGCCAAAAAGCAGGGCGCCCACCGGCCTCTCATTGCTACGGATCACCAGTCTTTAAATTTAGAGGAAGCCGTTCACCCCTTATTAAATCCAAAAACTGCTGTAGCAAATACTATAAGCTTTAATGGCGATTATTGCATGTTAATCATTACCGGGCCCAATACCGGTGGGAAGACCATTACCTTAAAGACTACGGGTTTACTGCAGCTAATGGGTCAATCGGGGCTTTATATTACTGCCAAGGCTGATAGCCGCATTGGAGTCTTTGACCATATCTTTGCTGATATTGGGGATGAGCAATCGATTGAAGCCAACCTATCAACTTTTTCTGGTCATATGACTAATATTATCTCGATCTTAGAGGCAATTGATGACCAATCCTTAGTCCTAATCGATGAATTGGGTTCGGGAACTGACCCTAAAGAAGGGGCTGCCCTAGCGATGGCAATTTTAAACCGGCTTGCTCAAGTGGGCTGTACGGTTCTAGCAACCACCCACTATCCTGAGCTAAAGGCCTATGCCTTTGAAGAACCCAATGCCATTAATGCCAGTGTTGAATTCGATGAGAAAACTTTAACGCCGACTTACCGACTATTGATCGGTCAACCGGGCCGTTCTAATGCCTTTGATATCTCCCAACGCTTAGGCTTGGATCAAAGCATCGTGGACGAGGCCCGCTATTATGTCGGAGAAGAAAGTCAGTCCTTAAACGAAATGATCGATGACTTGGATAAGAAGCGCCAAGCCTATGAAAGGGATAACCAAGCCCTAAGCCAAGATTTACAAGAGGCTGACAGGTTACTGGCTGATTTGAAGAAGGCCTACCACGCCCTGGAAAATGATAAGATCACCTATTTGAACCGGGCTAAAAGAGAAGCGAATGACCTGGTAGCTAAGACCCAGGAAAAGGCTGATAAGCTATTGGGTGATATTAGAGAATGGCAGAAGAATAATCCACAGGGCCAAACCGTCAAAGAACATGAAATGATTGACAAACAAAAACAAATCGCTAACTTGACCCAAGAAGAGCAACAGTTGAGAAAGAACAAGGTGCTCAAACGTCAAAAACGCAAGAAAAATAAGGACTTGGAAGTTGGCGACGAAGTCAAGGTTATCCCATATAGTCAGATGGGAACCTTGGTGGAAAAACGCGAAGATAAACACTGGTTGGTTCAAATGGGCATGTTGAAGATGGAAATCCCCGAAAAGGACCTAGAGCTCCAAGAAAAAAGTCAGCCTAAGTCTAAGGGGAAGAAGGGCTCGAGTAGCGTACGGGCTAGTCAAAGTAAGAATATTAAGTCTGAACTCGACCTCCGGGGTATGCGCTATGAGGAGGCCATGACCGCTCTTGACCGCTATATCGACCAGGCTCTCCTGGCCAATTACCCCCAAGTCACCATTATTCATGGCTTCGGTACTGGAGTGATCCGGGACGGGGTACAGAAATACTTAAGAAATAATAAACGGGTTAAATCCTTCTCCTACGCTCCCCATAACCTGGGTGGCCAAGGGGCAACTATTGTTAAATTTGGCGACTAA
- a CDS encoding CvpA family protein, which produces MSNTTITLILVLIFFALTIMDYSRRTFGVQLLQVLSLGVSFFVAKEYFLPLAEKLELIIPFPGYSMTSDFSYYPDAVLTNMDVIYYRAMAFALILVGVQVIKSFILYLFSPSKYRKGQGKVLSLGGFITGFITAWFTLFFVFAILSLLGLEGVQGFLSHNSVAEFFIRRTPFLTHEVFNLWFAGIALAI; this is translated from the coding sequence TTGTCTAATACCACCATTACCTTAATCTTAGTCCTGATATTTTTTGCCTTAACCATTATGGATTATAGTCGCCGGACTTTTGGTGTGCAGCTCCTGCAGGTCCTATCCTTAGGAGTCAGCTTCTTTGTGGCTAAGGAGTACTTTTTACCTTTAGCGGAGAAGTTAGAATTGATTATCCCTTTTCCTGGCTATTCCATGACCAGTGACTTCTCATACTATCCTGATGCCGTCTTGACTAATATGGATGTGATTTACTACCGAGCCATGGCCTTTGCCCTTATTTTAGTGGGGGTCCAAGTTATTAAGAGTTTTATTCTTTACCTCTTCTCACCGTCTAAGTATCGAAAAGGCCAAGGAAAGGTTTTGAGCCTGGGCGGCTTTATTACTGGTTTTATCACTGCCTGGTTCACCTTGTTTTTTGTCTTTGCCATTTTGTCTTTACTGGGATTGGAAGGTGTCCAAGGCTTCTTAAGTCATAATAGTGTGGCCGAGTTCTTTATCCGCCGTACCCCCTTCCTTACCCATGAAGTCTTTAACTTATGGTTTGCCGGCATAGCACTTGCTATTTAA
- a CDS encoding cell division protein ZapA produces the protein MTESQQEYTAHFGKQTVKIVGSKSEEHIEEVVRRVNIALNEIKSKPSILSNQKMALLVAVNATSHWLESEAEIASQREQIERLSRQKARLESELQALKQTIQQPHLTAFSEGGKLIQAKSQPSYSQASQNLLRESQSQAKASENKGQSGKKTSKQAKANQGKKKADPSVVYYDPFAAKKAQGLSKTPRD, from the coding sequence ATGACTGAGTCGCAACAAGAATATACCGCTCATTTTGGAAAACAAACAGTAAAAATTGTTGGCAGTAAATCTGAAGAACATATTGAAGAAGTGGTTCGCCGGGTAAATATCGCCTTAAATGAAATTAAAAGCAAACCTTCAATTCTTTCAAATCAGAAAATGGCCCTCTTAGTCGCTGTTAATGCGACCTCCCACTGGCTAGAGAGTGAAGCTGAAATAGCCAGCCAAAGAGAGCAAATTGAACGCCTAAGCCGGCAAAAAGCCCGCTTAGAGTCTGAACTACAAGCCTTAAAGCAAACTATTCAACAACCTCATTTGACCGCTTTCTCTGAAGGAGGCAAGCTGATCCAAGCTAAAAGTCAACCTTCCTATAGCCAAGCTAGTCAAAACTTACTCCGTGAAAGTCAAAGCCAGGCTAAGGCGAGTGAAAATAAAGGGCAAAGTGGTAAAAAAACTTCAAAGCAGGCTAAAGCTAACCAAGGCAAGAAAAAAGCCGACCCTTCTGTGGTTTACTATGATCCCTTTGCAGCTAAGAAAGCCCAAGGCCTCTCTAAGACGCCCCGCGATTAG
- the nagE gene encoding N-acetylglucosamine-specific PTS transporter subunit IIBC: MLDYLQKIGRSLMLPVSVLVVASLFMGTGYAIDANALQGSSNVLATFLVQAGLVVINNLPLLFALGISMGIAEDNNGAAALSGAVSFLMITTLLSPEILSGITGQAIDQVNPAFKAINNVFIGIISGVLAGEMYNRFHNVKLPQWLGFFSGKRAVPIVTAALSAVLAVILLFLWPTVYGGLVAFGTGIANLGDIGAGIYGITNKLMIPFGLHHAVNNVFWFDTIGINDIGNFWSSQGEPGVTGRYLAGFFPIMMFGLPGAALAMYKNARPENRASVASLLIAGSVAAFVTGITEPLEFSFMFAAPALYAVHACLTGLSLFICSALHATLGFSFSAGLIDMVLSWRMPMANNQWMILVLGLAMFVIYFFLFDFLIRRFDFKTPGREAVSEADQTASHAAKDAKQSGDKYQVMAQNIYQGLGGKDNLQLVANCATRLRLQLKDTDAIDEGKIKATGVPGLRKVNEHNLQIVVGTDVQFVADELKDILETDKSQDKD; the protein is encoded by the coding sequence ATGTTAGATTACTTACAAAAAATCGGCCGGTCCCTGATGCTGCCTGTTTCCGTATTGGTAGTGGCCTCTTTATTTATGGGAACTGGCTATGCCATCGATGCTAATGCCTTACAAGGAAGTTCGAACGTTTTAGCGACTTTCCTAGTTCAAGCAGGTTTAGTCGTGATTAATAACTTGCCTCTACTGTTTGCTTTGGGAATTTCCATGGGGATTGCTGAAGATAATAACGGGGCAGCTGCCTTGAGTGGGGCGGTTTCTTTCTTAATGATCACCACCTTATTAAGTCCGGAAATTTTAAGTGGAATAACCGGCCAAGCCATCGACCAAGTTAACCCAGCCTTTAAGGCCATTAATAATGTCTTCATAGGAATTATTTCCGGGGTTCTTGCTGGAGAAATGTATAACCGTTTCCACAATGTTAAGTTACCCCAATGGCTAGGTTTCTTCAGTGGTAAGCGAGCCGTTCCTATTGTAACGGCTGCTTTGTCAGCAGTATTAGCGGTTATCTTACTCTTCCTTTGGCCCACTGTCTATGGTGGTTTAGTAGCCTTTGGGACCGGCATCGCTAACTTAGGAGATATCGGAGCGGGTATCTACGGCATTACTAACAAACTGATGATTCCCTTTGGACTCCACCATGCTGTTAATAATGTCTTTTGGTTTGATACCATTGGGATTAATGACATTGGTAATTTCTGGTCCAGTCAAGGAGAACCTGGGGTGACAGGACGCTACCTAGCCGGTTTCTTCCCGATTATGATGTTTGGTTTACCTGGGGCCGCCTTAGCCATGTATAAGAATGCTCGTCCAGAAAACCGGGCATCGGTTGCTTCCTTACTGATTGCTGGTTCTGTTGCAGCCTTTGTGACTGGGATTACCGAACCACTGGAATTTTCCTTTATGTTTGCCGCTCCAGCCCTCTATGCTGTCCACGCTTGTTTAACCGGCTTGTCCCTTTTTATTTGCTCAGCCTTACATGCAACCCTAGGCTTTTCCTTCTCAGCAGGTTTGATTGATATGGTCTTGTCTTGGCGGATGCCTATGGCTAATAACCAATGGATGATCCTTGTTCTAGGTCTAGCTATGTTTGTCATTTATTTCTTCCTTTTCGACTTCTTAATCCGTCGCTTTGATTTTAAAACGCCAGGACGGGAAGCGGTCAGTGAAGCAGACCAAACAGCAAGCCATGCAGCTAAGGACGCTAAGCAAAGTGGAGATAAATACCAAGTCATGGCCCAAAATATTTACCAAGGTCTTGGAGGAAAAGATAATCTTCAATTAGTAGCCAATTGCGCTACCCGCCTACGTCTTCAATTGAAGGATACAGATGCTATTGATGAAGGCAAAATCAAGGCTACCGGTGTTCCTGGCTTAAGAAAAGTGAATGAACATAATTTACAAATCGTGGTCGGTACCGATGTTCAGTTTGTTGCCGATGAATTAAAAGATATTTTAGAAACAGATAAAAGCCAAGATAAAGACTAA
- a CDS encoding DUF7916 family protein: protein MKRLISAFPSEVKNFTKDELKKSIQASEGRIIMAETVVTAAPLIEGVTNAEVMTAFGADLICLNELDVFHPKIKGFESKQPVIEAIKELTGRPIGINLEPVSADSQVLDEKVEISPGRRASSKAFATAEDLGVDFVMVTANPSTGVTNADILAALAAGRQAYSGLILAGKMHGAGKRVTLIDASLFRQFIEAGADGVLMPSVGTVPGVLLEEAHQACQAVQAQDGLVMATIGTSQESASPDTIRSFALNNKQVGADIHHIGDGSYGRMPDPENIMALSIAIRGKRHTYFKMAQSLRR from the coding sequence ATGAAACGTTTGATAAGTGCTTTTCCCAGTGAAGTTAAAAACTTTACTAAGGATGAGCTCAAAAAAAGTATTCAAGCCAGTGAAGGCCGGATTATTATGGCTGAAACGGTGGTAACCGCTGCTCCTTTAATTGAGGGGGTAACCAACGCCGAAGTGATGACGGCTTTTGGGGCAGACCTCATCTGTTTGAATGAATTGGATGTCTTTCACCCCAAAATTAAGGGGTTTGAAAGCAAGCAGCCTGTGATTGAAGCCATTAAAGAACTTACCGGGCGTCCCATTGGCATCAACCTGGAACCCGTATCTGCTGACAGTCAGGTCCTCGATGAAAAGGTTGAAATTAGTCCAGGAAGACGGGCGAGCTCCAAAGCTTTCGCCACGGCAGAAGACTTAGGCGTGGATTTTGTCATGGTAACCGCTAATCCCTCGACGGGTGTGACTAATGCCGATATCTTAGCTGCCCTAGCAGCGGGCCGGCAAGCTTATTCTGGTTTAATCTTAGCGGGGAAAATGCATGGTGCCGGTAAACGAGTAACTTTGATTGATGCTAGCTTATTTAGGCAATTTATTGAAGCAGGTGCGGACGGGGTCTTGATGCCTAGTGTCGGCACAGTGCCTGGAGTATTACTAGAAGAAGCTCATCAAGCTTGCCAAGCAGTCCAAGCCCAAGATGGCTTAGTGATGGCAACTATTGGCACCAGCCAAGAAAGTGCTAGTCCAGATACCATTCGCTCCTTTGCCTTAAATAATAAGCAGGTTGGGGCGGATATTCATCATATTGGTGATGGGAGCTATGGACGAATGCCAGACCCCGAAAATATTATGGCCTTAAGCATTGCTATCCGTGGTAAGCGCCACACCTATTTCAAAATGGCTCAGTCCTTGAGACGTTAA
- a CDS encoding DUF368 domain-containing protein, whose product MTDSHNNDIENEDKVFSKDWWLRLVKGAFVGIGGILPGLSGGVLAVIFGIYDKLLNFLGNITHKFWQNVRYFIPVGIGFVIGIILFSFFVMKAFGSYEALFTCLFIGFVVGTFPSLFKQAGQEGRSTADYLVMGLTALALFALMVFGGQHFSHLTPSFGVWLFSGALIGLGVIVPGMSPSNFLIYFGLYEKMSAGISHLNMGVIIPLGLGAILCVLALAKVANWLFDHYYAKMYHFILGTVIGSSLAIFPTVVFPAFTPEGLMETGLSFMTTLILAIVMFVAGVIFSYWFSGIEEKYSPDNR is encoded by the coding sequence ATGACTGATTCACATAATAATGACATTGAAAATGAAGACAAAGTCTTTTCAAAGGACTGGTGGTTACGCTTGGTCAAGGGAGCTTTTGTCGGTATTGGGGGAATCTTACCAGGCTTATCTGGTGGGGTTCTAGCAGTAATTTTTGGTATTTATGACAAATTACTGAATTTCTTAGGCAATATTACCCATAAATTTTGGCAAAATGTCCGTTACTTTATCCCAGTAGGTATCGGTTTTGTCATTGGGATTATTCTCTTTTCCTTCTTCGTTATGAAGGCCTTTGGTTCTTATGAGGCCCTCTTTACCTGCCTCTTTATCGGTTTTGTGGTAGGAACTTTTCCATCTCTCTTTAAACAAGCCGGGCAAGAAGGGCGAAGCACAGCCGATTACCTGGTCATGGGTCTGACTGCCTTGGCCTTATTTGCCTTAATGGTCTTTGGTGGCCAACATTTTTCTCACTTAACACCTAGTTTTGGGGTTTGGTTATTTTCTGGGGCCTTGATCGGTTTAGGCGTGATTGTCCCAGGCATGAGCCCAAGTAATTTCTTGATTTACTTTGGCTTATACGAAAAGATGTCAGCGGGAATATCTCATTTAAACATGGGCGTCATTATTCCTCTAGGCCTTGGTGCTATTCTCTGTGTCTTGGCCCTAGCCAAAGTAGCTAACTGGCTTTTTGACCACTACTATGCCAAAATGTACCACTTTATTTTAGGAACTGTGATCGGTTCTTCTTTAGCTATCTTTCCGACCGTGGTCTTTCCAGCTTTTACTCCAGAAGGGTTAATGGAAACAGGCTTGAGTTTTATGACAACTTTAATTTTGGCCATAGTAATGTTTGTGGCGGGGGTTATCTTCTCTTATTGGTTTAGTGGCATCGAAGAGAAATATTCACCCGATAATCGTTAA
- a CDS encoding ABC transporter permease gives MGSAAIFDTVYLNYDDLETLAADQDIDLKPNVVYLLAEDESLTPQIKESIADMGYRGSATESLVKTFTEMIDIFTFVLIGVAGISLLVSAIMILTVLYISVVERTQEIGVIKAIGGRRKDIRRIFISESFLIGLFSGLLGGGLAIAFAALANQVLNQLFQVSMLDITWQFLLIGLAIAVVIATISGLLPANRASKLDSVEALRAE, from the coding sequence ATGGGATCAGCGGCTATCTTTGACACCGTTTATTTAAACTATGATGACTTAGAAACGTTAGCAGCTGACCAAGACATTGACCTCAAGCCCAATGTGGTGTATTTATTGGCAGAAGATGAGAGTCTGACCCCACAAATCAAGGAGAGCATCGCGGATATGGGCTATCGGGGCTCGGCCACCGAAAGTTTGGTCAAAACCTTTACGGAAATGATTGATATCTTCACCTTTGTCCTTATCGGTGTGGCCGGTATTTCCTTACTGGTTTCTGCGATCATGATTTTAACCGTTCTTTATATTAGTGTCGTGGAACGAACCCAAGAAATTGGGGTCATTAAGGCTATTGGAGGACGGCGTAAGGATATTCGCCGTATCTTTATTTCTGAATCCTTCTTGATCGGTCTTTTCTCCGGACTTTTAGGGGGAGGACTGGCCATTGCCTTTGCTGCTTTAGCTAACCAGGTCTTAAATCAGCTCTTCCAAGTCTCCATGTTAGATATTACTTGGCAATTCCTACTTATCGGCTTGGCTATTGCTGTGGTGATTGCTACTATTTCTGGTCTCCTACCCGCCAACCGGGCTTCCAAACTTGACTCGGTCGAAGCCTTACGGGCAGAGTAA
- a CDS encoding ABC transporter ATP-binding protein/permease: MAILSLNAVNKYYSLANGDRFQALKDINLDFEAGELVAIVGESGSGKSTLMNLIGGLDTDFTGEIRVEGENIADFKERDLVNYHKDKIGFVFQNFNLISHLSVLENVALAMNLSNISKGKREKQARAVLEQLGLGQQVHKRPNQLSGGQKQRVAIARALVNNPEIIIADEPTGALDSQTADAVLDIFKEIAASGKLVLIVTHSQAVAGIASRLVRIGDGEIVADERVNENQRALANYQGMRQLPQVEKASSNAFSFWSAIQLALKNMRAKWSRNLLIAFGFSVGIMSIILMLALGSGVNNYLTDTMESQVNPQVTEVRMPMNNPEMQATEERNRSKEGQNLPQTTISPDFQDPAFEQENIEELGAISGVEALEVGYTNFSLGTDYLKKEDPTYPFMNLQTISSLITPANLPEGHLPEQGEILVSRGIADKLAEDTGQSAIGQKLSLKLTLKQKISKQILLFLAFTRLTRLWDQRLSLTPFI, from the coding sequence ATGGCAATATTAAGCTTAAATGCCGTGAATAAATACTATTCCCTGGCTAATGGCGACCGATTCCAGGCCTTAAAGGATATTAACTTGGATTTTGAAGCTGGAGAATTAGTCGCCATTGTTGGTGAATCAGGAAGCGGTAAATCTACCCTCATGAACTTAATTGGTGGTTTAGATACTGATTTTACTGGAGAAATTCGAGTTGAAGGGGAGAACATCGCTGACTTCAAGGAGCGCGACTTAGTTAATTATCATAAGGATAAGATTGGCTTTGTTTTTCAAAACTTTAACTTAATTTCCCATCTTTCGGTCTTAGAAAATGTGGCCCTAGCGATGAATTTATCCAATATTTCTAAAGGCAAACGGGAAAAACAAGCCCGGGCTGTCCTTGAGCAACTAGGTCTCGGTCAACAAGTCCATAAGCGGCCCAACCAGTTATCGGGTGGGCAAAAGCAAAGGGTGGCTATTGCCCGAGCCCTAGTCAATAATCCAGAAATTATTATCGCTGATGAGCCGACCGGAGCCTTGGATTCACAGACAGCTGACGCCGTCTTAGATATTTTTAAGGAAATCGCTGCTTCAGGAAAATTAGTCCTTATTGTCACCCATTCCCAAGCAGTGGCTGGGATCGCTAGCCGTTTAGTCAGGATTGGCGACGGCGAAATCGTTGCCGATGAAAGGGTTAATGAAAATCAAAGAGCACTGGCCAACTATCAAGGCATGCGCCAGCTTCCCCAAGTGGAGAAAGCCTCTTCCAATGCCTTTTCTTTCTGGTCAGCTATCCAACTGGCCTTAAAAAATATGCGGGCTAAGTGGTCGCGTAATCTCTTGATTGCCTTTGGCTTTTCAGTAGGAATTATGAGTATTATTTTGATGTTAGCTTTAGGGTCGGGGGTCAATAATTATTTGACGGATACCATGGAAAGCCAGGTCAATCCCCAGGTGACTGAAGTCCGCATGCCTATGAATAATCCAGAAATGCAAGCCACGGAAGAGCGCAACCGGTCAAAAGAGGGACAAAATCTTCCCCAAACCACTATCAGCCCCGATTTTCAAGATCCGGCCTTCGAGCAGGAAAATATTGAAGAACTTGGGGCGATATCGGGGGTAGAAGCCCTTGAAGTTGGCTATACCAATTTCTCTTTAGGGACCGATTACCTCAAAAAAGAGGATCCGACCTACCCCTTCATGAACTTACAGACGATTTCGTCATTAATCACTCCCGCTAACCTGCCTGAAGGCCATTTACCCGAACAGGGAGAAATCTTAGTTAGTCGTGGGATTGCCGATAAGTTGGCTGAAGATACTGGTCAGTCAGCAATCGGTCAAAAGCTGAGCCTCAAGTTGACTTTGAAACAAAAGATCTCAAAGCAGATTTTACTATTTCTGGCATTTACCAGGCTGACGAGACTATGGGATCAGCGGCTATCTTTGACACCGTTTATTTAA
- a CDS encoding TetR/AcrR family transcriptional regulator produces the protein MDAYIKNFVGKFSRQETLTPRQHAILQASIDLFADYGYSNTSTKEIAGRAGVGEGTLFKHFGSKQNLLFACILPIIAEMSKEKYAQEFDLERIKDDKWIFQDFVHHILANCFQEDSDHYKVMKIFAQEMLYRENFLKRLAELIPLHLKMGFFNILEYFKDKGELNNWPNALIVRLMISPILSFQWVQFESGSQEDFAQALSYIEAFIVRGLCC, from the coding sequence ATGGATGCATATATCAAAAACTTTGTAGGAAAATTTTCGCGTCAGGAAACCTTGACCCCGCGCCAGCATGCTATCCTCCAAGCAAGTATTGATTTATTTGCCGATTACGGCTACAGCAATACTTCGACGAAAGAAATCGCTGGTCGGGCCGGCGTAGGGGAAGGAACGCTCTTCAAACACTTTGGGAGCAAACAAAACTTACTCTTCGCTTGTATCTTACCCATCATTGCTGAAATGTCTAAGGAAAAATATGCCCAAGAATTTGACTTAGAACGGATTAAAGATGACAAGTGGATTTTCCAAGACTTTGTCCACCATATTCTAGCCAATTGTTTCCAAGAGGATTCTGACCACTATAAGGTGATGAAGATATTTGCCCAAGAGATGCTTTACCGGGAAAATTTCTTAAAGCGTTTGGCTGAATTGATTCCGCTACATTTGAAGATGGGCTTTTTTAACATTCTAGAGTATTTTAAGGACAAGGGAGAACTGAATAACTGGCCCAATGCCCTGATTGTTCGGCTCATGATTTCACCGATTTTATCCTTCCAGTGGGTTCAATTCGAGAGTGGGAGTCAGGAAGATTTTGCTCAAGCCTTGTCTTATATTGAAGCTTTTATTGTCAGGGGCCTGTGTTGCTAA